In Cryptococcus decagattii chromosome 11, complete sequence, one DNA window encodes the following:
- a CDS encoding ribosomal protein L13, which translates to MSAFSAQPIVIDGKGHLLGRLASVVAKQILTGQKVTVVRCEEINCSGSFFRNKIKYHNYLHKRHIVNPKKSGPFHFRAPSRILYKAIRGMVPHKTSRGAAALKRLELYEGVPPAQDRVKKMVVPAALRVLRLKPGRKFCTLKRISAEVGWNYKDVVDRLEEKRKVKGQAYFERKQAALKLRAKAEASAPKDAKLAEFGY; encoded by the exons ATGTCCGCTTTCTCCGCCCAGCCTATCGTCATTGACGGCAAAGGTCACCTCCTCGGTCGACTTGCTTCGGTCGTTGCCAAGCAG ATCCTCACTGGCCAAAAGGTCACCGTTGTTCGATGTGAGGAGATCAACTGCTCTGGTTCCTTCTTCAGGAACAAGATCAAGTACCACAACTACCTCCACA AGCGACACATTGTCAACCCCAAGAAGTCTGGTCCTTTCCACTTCCGCGCTCCTTCCCGAATCCTCTACAAGGCCATCCGCGGTATGGTTCCCCACAAGACTTCTCGAGGTGCCGCCGCCCTCAAGCGACTTGAGCTCTACGAGGGTGTCCCCCCCGCCCAGGACCGTGTCAAGAAGATGGTTGTCCCTGCTGCCCTCCGTGTCCTCCGATTGAAGCCCGGAAGGAAGTTCTGCACCCTCAAGAGGATTAGCGCCGAGGTCGGATGGAACTACAAGGACGTTGTTGACAGgcttgaggagaagaggaaggtcAAGGGTCAGGCTTACTTTGAGCGCAAG CAAGCCGCTCTCAAGCTCCGTGCCAAGGCCGAGGCTTCTGCCCCCAAGGACGCCAAGCTCGCCGAGTTCGGCTACTAG